One Pelagicoccus enzymogenes DNA window includes the following coding sequences:
- a CDS encoding response regulator, with amino-acid sequence MLIIDDDPMVLESLDMLFTHYGWDVLTAEDGDTVIDALRPIDYQLAVVDQRMDGTNGIDVIRELKLRSSAPVFMLTGCVDPGLRYAAERVGVDRFFDKPVQASEMIRALDSL; translated from the coding sequence GTGTTGATCATTGACGACGACCCGATGGTTTTGGAGTCGCTGGACATGTTGTTTACTCACTACGGCTGGGATGTGCTTACCGCGGAAGATGGGGACACGGTTATCGATGCCTTGCGCCCAATCGACTACCAATTGGCGGTGGTCGACCAACGCATGGACGGTACCAACGGTATCGACGTGATTCGCGAGCTGAAGCTTCGTTCCTCGGCTCCGGTGTTCATGTTGACGGGATGCGTCGATCCAGGACTGCGGTATGCTGCCGAGCGAGTTGGGGTGGACCGTTTTTTCGACAAGCCGGTTCAGGCTTCGGAGATGATTCGGGCGCTCGACAGCTTGTAG
- a CDS encoding hybrid sensor histidine kinase/response regulator has protein sequence MTGQYDYQKYRVLFVDDEVQTTDLVCEYLMDTFEVVPAYNAEEAWTKFEEDPDSFAVVVTDQRMPGDQGTDLLEKIRSLRPRTIRILCTAYADIDAAIDSVNKGAIYKYITKPVETPELEMNIMRAMEFYLIQRERDLLMREKLSALQRLMMTDRLISLGVFAAGLNHHMRNGLTAVKTFLDLAPLKLQSENVSLESLRNPNYWNDFYATAQESMQKVLDLLKEVQEIPEPPPVPDDDQVDLNVVIRDALERVKGELANRSISVDFSAAEVPAIAASRGMIARLFDLLLRDESANANEGGALRIFLEPQASVDDKAGVHVVLEDDGPGLTTENLQCLFDPFFTRRGQPDQYGINLLAAFFLVHHHSGTISAEKSEQGGVRFDIWLPVDPSSMPSLQGEEAFLQRVMEAERAWEKKLIGE, from the coding sequence ATGACAGGCCAATACGACTACCAAAAATACCGTGTCCTATTCGTGGACGACGAAGTGCAGACTACGGACCTCGTCTGTGAGTACCTCATGGATACGTTTGAAGTCGTGCCCGCGTACAATGCGGAGGAGGCTTGGACGAAGTTCGAGGAAGACCCGGACTCATTTGCAGTGGTGGTGACGGACCAGCGAATGCCCGGCGACCAGGGAACGGACCTGCTGGAGAAGATCCGCAGCCTGCGGCCGCGCACGATCCGCATCCTCTGCACAGCCTACGCGGATATCGACGCAGCCATCGACTCGGTCAACAAGGGCGCGATTTACAAGTACATCACCAAGCCGGTGGAAACGCCGGAGCTTGAGATGAACATCATGCGGGCTATGGAGTTCTACTTGATCCAGCGGGAGCGCGATTTGCTGATGCGGGAAAAGCTATCCGCCCTGCAGCGTCTCATGATGACGGACCGCTTGATCAGCTTGGGCGTGTTTGCCGCGGGCTTGAACCACCACATGCGCAACGGCCTGACGGCGGTGAAGACCTTTTTAGATTTGGCCCCGCTCAAGTTGCAGAGCGAAAACGTGAGCTTGGAGAGCTTGCGAAATCCCAACTACTGGAACGATTTTTACGCGACTGCCCAAGAGTCGATGCAGAAGGTCTTGGATTTGCTCAAGGAGGTTCAGGAGATTCCGGAACCGCCTCCGGTGCCGGACGACGACCAGGTGGACCTAAACGTAGTGATCCGCGATGCCCTGGAGCGAGTGAAGGGCGAGTTGGCGAATCGTTCCATTTCGGTAGACTTCAGCGCGGCGGAAGTGCCTGCTATCGCTGCCAGTCGGGGCATGATCGCCCGCTTGTTTGATCTGCTGCTGCGCGACGAGAGCGCCAACGCGAACGAAGGCGGGGCTTTGAGGATTTTCTTGGAGCCTCAGGCGTCGGTCGACGACAAGGCTGGGGTTCACGTGGTCTTGGAAGATGATGGCCCGGGGCTCACCACGGAGAACCTGCAGTGCCTATTCGATCCCTTCTTCACCCGTAGGGGACAGCCTGATCAGTACGGAATCAACTTGCTGGCGGCCTTTTTTCTGGTGCACCATCATTCCGGTACGATTAGCGCTGAAAAGTCTGAGCAAGGCGGTGTGCGTTTCGATATCTGGTTGCCTGTGGACCCCAGTTCGATGCCCTCCTTGCAAGGCGAAGAAGCCTTTCTGCAGCGTGTGATGGAAGCTGAGCGCGCTTGGGAGAAGAAGTTGATCGGAGAATAA
- a CDS encoding ATP-binding protein, whose amino-acid sequence MSEAAQSFGSEDELRDRFVAYNKSFRIANSRVGCLLVVLLMPFGALLDYFVYPEELGFFFQLRVLCSAIVFGIWWALGQSFGKRHYRFLGILWYTQPSLFIALMIYYTEGVFSPYYAGLNLVLIGLAWVAQVEFVESLVSVFLTLIMYGAACYFHGDSSVSLLINNLYFIVLTGVIVVTGSYFLNRMRYREFGLRHELDANRAELEASNLKLVEMDKAKTNFFANISHELRTPLTLLIGPLDRMRRPDEAFTEEEREELLDIMQQNAMRLMRLINDLLNLVRLDAGSLKLRIAKVELVPYLEGVCRSFFPMAQERNLDFSWEIEPGEEATVHLDREKVEKILLNLLFNAIKFTPPGGKIVLRGRRDGKLLRIEVADTGKGIAPEELKSVFDRFWQSETASNRRYQGVGIGLALVRDLAQLHGGSVAAESVLGEGTSMHVNLDVTLPVDPVAIEPAGGKEGVDTKWLEQLYRRADFFPSPKQGVAPETTSEERIDRDEVKAPMEVDEERPSILIADDEPEMMRFLRSQLRGRYRVDEARDGAEALEIAAKRRHHLILLDFMMPRVDGIEATRRLREMPSHRGVPIVILTARADEESKFQALDAGATDFLTKPFSSTELLARCRNLASVYEMQQQIEDRTARLEKALELIKQTETQMVQQAKMASLGQLSAGLLHEVNNPLNFATTSIHLIKKRLSRSPHPDPELLEKPLGDLHDGIRRVSEIVSSLREFTHPDTTRFEKVDLCQALGNAIRFVQIPAAEITLKKDLEGEALVRGNQNQLVHLFINLLQNSVDSLREKGGEGLQIQVRCRVDAERVHLSFEDNGMGIEQETLNRIFDAFFTTKKVGQGVGLGLSICHRIIQQHQGTVSVESEAGKWCRFSMTFPVYSQIINSVSNSK is encoded by the coding sequence ATGAGTGAGGCGGCGCAATCCTTTGGCAGCGAAGACGAGCTTCGCGACCGGTTTGTCGCTTACAACAAGTCGTTTCGCATCGCCAACTCGAGAGTGGGCTGCCTGCTGGTCGTGCTATTGATGCCGTTCGGGGCATTGCTCGACTATTTCGTCTATCCGGAGGAGCTCGGCTTTTTCTTTCAGCTGCGGGTGCTTTGTTCGGCGATTGTATTCGGAATCTGGTGGGCGCTCGGGCAGTCCTTTGGCAAGCGGCACTATCGCTTCCTGGGGATTCTTTGGTATACGCAGCCGTCCCTATTCATCGCCTTGATGATCTACTATACGGAGGGCGTCTTCTCTCCGTATTACGCGGGTCTGAACTTGGTGTTGATCGGATTGGCCTGGGTGGCCCAGGTGGAGTTCGTCGAGAGTCTGGTATCCGTTTTTTTGACACTGATCATGTACGGGGCGGCTTGCTATTTTCATGGCGATTCATCGGTCTCGTTATTAATCAACAATCTTTACTTTATCGTTCTGACCGGAGTGATCGTGGTCACGGGCAGCTACTTTCTCAATCGAATGCGCTACCGCGAGTTCGGCTTGAGGCATGAATTGGACGCAAATCGGGCAGAGCTGGAAGCGTCGAACCTGAAGTTGGTGGAGATGGACAAGGCCAAGACCAACTTCTTCGCCAACATCAGCCACGAGTTGCGGACTCCGTTGACCTTGCTGATCGGGCCGCTAGACCGGATGCGTCGGCCCGACGAGGCCTTTACCGAAGAAGAGCGGGAGGAGCTCTTGGACATCATGCAGCAGAACGCGATGCGTCTGATGCGCTTGATCAACGACTTGCTGAATTTGGTTCGCCTCGATGCGGGCTCGCTAAAGCTGCGCATCGCCAAGGTGGAGCTGGTGCCTTACCTGGAGGGCGTGTGCCGGTCGTTTTTTCCCATGGCCCAGGAGCGAAACTTGGACTTCTCATGGGAGATCGAACCGGGAGAGGAAGCGACTGTGCACCTTGATCGGGAAAAGGTGGAGAAGATCTTGCTCAATCTGCTCTTCAACGCGATCAAGTTCACGCCTCCCGGTGGCAAGATCGTTTTGCGAGGGCGCCGTGACGGTAAACTGCTTCGTATCGAAGTCGCCGATACGGGAAAGGGAATCGCTCCCGAAGAGCTGAAAAGCGTTTTCGATCGCTTTTGGCAGTCCGAGACAGCGTCGAATCGTCGCTATCAAGGCGTGGGCATCGGTCTGGCTCTGGTGCGCGACCTTGCCCAATTGCACGGCGGTAGCGTGGCCGCGGAGAGCGTTCTTGGCGAAGGAACGTCCATGCACGTTAATTTGGATGTGACCTTGCCGGTTGACCCGGTTGCGATCGAGCCTGCAGGAGGTAAGGAAGGGGTGGATACGAAGTGGTTGGAGCAGCTTTATCGCCGGGCGGACTTCTTCCCATCGCCCAAGCAAGGCGTCGCTCCGGAAACGACCTCGGAGGAGCGAATCGATAGGGATGAAGTCAAGGCTCCGATGGAGGTGGACGAGGAACGTCCCTCCATTTTGATCGCCGACGACGAGCCGGAGATGATGCGTTTCCTCCGTTCCCAGCTGCGAGGTCGCTACCGGGTGGATGAGGCGCGAGACGGCGCCGAAGCTTTGGAGATCGCCGCCAAGCGGCGGCATCACCTGATCCTGCTCGACTTCATGATGCCGCGAGTGGACGGGATCGAAGCCACGCGTCGCTTGCGGGAGATGCCCAGCCACCGTGGGGTGCCTATCGTCATATTGACGGCGCGGGCCGACGAGGAGTCGAAGTTTCAAGCCCTGGACGCGGGGGCTACGGACTTCTTGACCAAACCCTTTTCTTCCACGGAGCTGTTGGCCCGCTGTCGCAACCTTGCTTCCGTCTACGAGATGCAGCAGCAGATCGAGGATCGCACCGCCCGCTTGGAAAAGGCCTTGGAGCTGATCAAGCAGACCGAGACGCAAATGGTGCAGCAGGCGAAGATGGCGTCGCTGGGCCAGCTCAGCGCCGGATTGTTGCACGAGGTCAACAACCCCTTGAATTTCGCTACCACGTCGATCCACCTCATCAAGAAACGCCTCTCGCGCTCGCCTCACCCCGATCCGGAGCTGTTGGAAAAGCCCTTGGGCGACTTGCACGACGGGATCCGTCGCGTTTCGGAAATTGTTTCCAGCCTGCGCGAGTTCACCCATCCCGACACCACGCGATTCGAGAAGGTCGACCTCTGTCAGGCCTTGGGGAATGCGATTCGCTTCGTGCAGATCCCAGCGGCGGAGATTACCTTGAAGAAGGATTTGGAGGGCGAGGCTCTCGTTCGGGGCAACCAAAACCAGCTGGTGCACCTTTTTATCAACCTTTTGCAGAACTCGGTGGACAGCTTGCGCGAGAAGGGCGGGGAAGGCTTGCAGATCCAGGTTCGTTGCCGCGTGGATGCGGAGCGCGTGCACTTGAGCTTCGAAGACAACGGGATGGGGATCGAGCAAGAGACCTTGAACCGCATTTTTGACGCCTTCTTTACCACCAAGAAGGTTGGACAAGGTGTGGGCTTGGGCTTAAGTATTTGTCATCGTATAATCCAACAACATCAGGGAACGGTCTCCGTCGAAAGCGAAGCAGGCAAGTGGTGCAGATTTTCGATGACTTTTCCTGTGTATTCCCAAATTATCAACTCTGTATCCAATTCTAAATGA